A single region of the Triticum dicoccoides isolate Atlit2015 ecotype Zavitan chromosome 2B, WEW_v2.0, whole genome shotgun sequence genome encodes:
- the LOC119366324 gene encoding barwin-like, with product MAARLALVVALLSAGAAAAAAQQASNVRATYHYYSPAQNGWDLGAVSAYCSTWDAGKPFSWRSKYGWTAFCGPAGPRGQASCGRCIRVTNTGTGAQITARIVDQCANGGLDLDWDTVFVKIDTDGMGYQRGHLIVNYEFVDCGDNRINFHGKNGTLPASTRAVE from the coding sequence ATGGCCGCACGCCTCGCGCTGGTGGTGGCGCTCCTGTCCGCCGGTGCCGCGGCCGCCGCGGCGCAGCAGGCGAGCAACGTCCGGGCGACCTACCACTACTACAGCCCGGCTCAGAACGGCTGGGACCTGGGTGCCGTGAGCGCCTACTGCTCCACCTGGGACGCCGGCAAGCCGTTCTCGTGGCGGTCCAAGTACGGCTGGACGGCCTTCTGCGGCCCCGCCGGCCCCCGCGGCCAGGCGTCCTGCGGGCGGTGCATCCGGGTGACCAACACGGGCACGGGGGCGCAGATCACGGCGAGGATCGTGGACCAGTGCGCCAACGGCGGGCTGGACCTCGACTGGGACACGGTGTTCGTCAAGATCGACACCGACGGCATGGGGTACCAGAGGGGCCACCTCATCGTCAACTACGAGTTCGTCGACTGCGGCGACAACCGCATCAACTTCCATGGAAAGAACGGGACGCTCCCAGCCAGCACTCGTGCTGTTGAGTAA